CCGATGAGGTCTGGGGAGGCCGTCGCTGGGCCGAGAACGACTGGCTAGCGGTCGCGTGGACTGGCCGACGTTGGGCCAGCACCGACTGGGCAGGTCGCCGCTGGGCAGACGAGGCCTGGGCAGGTCGCCGCTGGGCTGACTTCGACTGGAGCGGCCGACGCTGGGCTGATGAGGTCTGGGAAGGCCGCCGCTGGGCTGACGTGGCATGGGAGGGCCGACGCTGGGCTACCGAAGTTTGGAACGGACGGCGCTGGGCCGTGACAGGCTGGGGGCAGTAGCACCTAGCCGGAGGCAGGATGACGGAGATTCCAGGTCCCGGTCGCCTGCCGGTTCTCCCGGAGGCCGAGCACGAGAGGCGATCCCGGCACCTGTCGGCCGTGATCATCGCTGCTGTGTTCACCGCAGGGATGGCATCGGTGATCCTGACCGCGTGGTGGTCGACTGACTGGCCTGTGCCATCCGCTCAGTACACGGCGGCGACCATCTGGCCCTACATCGCCTTCATCGCGGTAGCGACATTGGCCGAGATCATCTACGTACCGGTTCGACACGGCGATGGAGTCGAGGATCTGACGTTCTTCGAAATCCTGGTCGTGGGCGGAGTCCTGGTGTTCCTTCCTGTAGTTGCCCTCGTGTGCCCGCTGATCGGCTTCGCTGTAGCTGAACTCCTACTGGGGCGACCACTGCGGAAAGTACTGTTCAACACGGGTTCCTACGCTTTGGCAGCCTCAGCCCTCATCCTGATCTACGCAGGAGTGGCCGGGACAGGGTCCCGGTTCGGAGCGAGCTCCGTTGTCGCGCTGCTGCTCGGTGCGGCGGTCTTCGTAACCATCAACTTGGTCTTGCTCGCGTGGATCCTGAACGTGGCTCAGGGCGTTCCGTTCAAGGAACTGATCCGCGACCAGTGGGTGCTGTCGGTGAGCATGGCGGTCGGAAGCGTAGGTGTCGCGGCAACAGCCGTCGCGATGGTCAAGTTCGCTCCAGCCCTGGCTGTGTTCTCGCTCGTGCCAGCCGCGGCCCTCTGGTACGCCTACCGATCCTCGGCGGCCCACACACACGCACTCGAGCGCAACCGCTGGCTGGTACGCCTCAACTCCCTGGTCACAACTCTCACCGCGCCACACATCCTGGTACCGGGCGCGGCCAACGCGATTCGCCATGTGTTCGGGGCCGACACCGTGCGGGTAGTTCTGCCAACCGTTGCCTACGGAACCATCGACTCCCAGCCACAAGTGATCTTGCTCGACCCCAGCGCCGGCGACGATCTAGCGGTCACTGCCGCCTCGGAATCGGTCCAGCAGATCCCTGGCAGCGCCCTCCCTGACGGCTGGGTGTCGGGCTGCCTGGTGCGACTCGACACCGGCGATGACAGTCCCGGCGTTCTCATGCTGGGCGCGTCTAGACGGATTCCAGGGCTGCAAAGGCTCCTTCCCTGGGCGCAGGGGGAATGGCACCTGCGCGATGTCGACGCCCCCGTTCTCCAGGCTGTCGCGGCCTCGACTGCTGGCGCGATACGCGCCAGCCAGCACCTAACGGCCTTGGCGGAGGAGACGGCCAAACTCAACGCCGTCGTGGACCACGCCACCGACGGCATCGCGGTCATGGATGCCACGCGCGCGTTCGTGATGTGGAGTCCCGCTATGGCGCGCATCACCGGGGTATCCGCCCAAACCGCCCTTGCGAGTGTGCCGTCGCCAGGGACCGACGACCCAGTGGCGGTCCTGGCGCGCGTAGCCGAATCGGCCAGCTCCTCGGCGGACCAGGCCAGCTCGCTTCTTACGCGGATCACCAGGGACTCCGAGGACCGAGAACTGCGAGTCTGGGTTGTATGGATCGACCACTCCGCCGTCGATCTCGCCCAAGAACCGGAATCCCGCCGCCTGGCCATCCTCACCGCCCGAGACATCACGCAGGAACGTCGGGTCGAGCGCATGAAGGCTGACTTCATCGCGACGGTTTCGCACGAGCTGCGCACACCCATCACTCCGATCAAGGGATATGCCGGGCTTCTGGCCGACAAGTGGGACCGGCTGGCGCCCGAAAAGCGTGTCGATATCCTGAACACGATTGTCGACCGGGCCGATCACTTGACGCGCTTGGTGGACGACCTGCTGCTGGCGTCGCGGGCATCGGATACGTCGGCACGCCTCACCGTGGAGATGACAGATGAGGATCTGCTGGAAGTTGTTCACGAGGCGCTCAAGATGTTCCCGGGCGAAGCTGACCGCGTCCGCGTCACGGGATCGGGTGTCACAGTGTCGTGCGACAGAGTCAGAGCGATTCAATGCTTGGCGAATCTGATCGGGAACGCGCTGAAGTACTCGCGGCCCGGATCGGCCGTTGGTGTGGAGATCCGGCGGGAGGAGGGAGGATCATGGGCAACGGTGTCGGTGATCGATCACGGACTTGGAATACGTCCTGATCAGCTGGAGAAGGTGTTCGAGCGCTTCTATCGTGTGGAGGATCCAATGACGATGACCACAGGGGGAAGCGGCGTCGGTCTGTTCGTCTCGCGTGAGCTCGCACGGGCGATGGGCGGCGACATCGACGTCATCTCACAGATCGGCGAGGGCAGCAGTTTCACGCTCCGCCTAAGACCAGCTGACTACGAGGCGGGTTTCTGATGGCAACGGTTCTAGTCGTCGATGATGAGCCCTCAGTGCGCTCGCTGCTACGCGACGTCCTCGAACTGGATGGGTATGACGTCATCGAAGCCGCCGACGGGGAAGAGGCGCTACGAGAAATCGCGAGATCCCTGCCCGACTTCGTGATTCTCGACATCATGATGCCGGGCATGTCTGGGCTTGACGTCCTACGCCGACTTCGAGTCGAGCACACCGTGACGGACCTGCCGATCATGCTGCTCACAGCGGCGACCGACGACGAGACGACATGGGCTGGCTGGACCGCTGGGGCGAGTGTCTTCATACCGAAACCGTTCGACCCAGGTCGCCTGCTCGACTGGATCGAGAAGCTACTAGCCAGCGATCAGCCCAAGAACTAAGGACACGTAGACACGAATGAAGAGAATCACGCTAGAGCAGCTGCCCACTGTGCTCAGCGGCTTGCCAGACAACCCTCGAGTCGTCGCGTCCGGGAACTTGGCCACACCGAGAGCCATCCTCGGCGCGACCGACCAGGCGCTGGAGCGCTACGTCTTGAACGTGCTCAACGCTCAGTGTGAGCTACCGGACCGGGAGGGCGTGACCTACGAAACGGCATTCGTCGGACCGCGCATGCGCAAGAGTCCGCGCCTGAAGTACGTACCCTGCCGGTTGAGTCTCGTCCCGGTTCTGTTCCAGAAGATCATGCGTCCGGACGTCGTACTGATCCACACTTCAGCCCCGCACAACAACTCAGTCAGCCTCGGGATCGAAGTCACCGTGATGCCTGCCGCCATGGAGGCCTGCCGCGCGGGATGTGGCATCGTGATCGCGCAGGCGAACTCGAACATGCCCTACACCTACGGCGATGGGGTCTTGCACGCGGACGAGATTGACTACCTGGTCGAGGTCGACGAAGAGGTCCCAACACACGCCAGTTCACCTCCTGACGATGTGTCCCGACAGATCGCCGACAGAATCGCCACGCTCGTGGATGACGGGTCCACGCTTCAAGCGGGGGTCGGCGCCGTTCCGGATGCCGTGATGTCGGGGCTGACGGAGCGCAAGGGGCTTCGCGTCTGGTCGGAGACGTTCAGTGACGGCGTTCTGGATCTCGAGCAGCGAGGCCGCACCGACGACAGCGTGCCCCTAACGGCATCGTTCGTGACCGGCAGCCGCGAACTGTACGGCTGGGTGCACCTCAACCGGAGAGCGAAGCTACTCAGGACCGAGATGACCAATGCCCCGGGCCGAATCGCCAGACAGCGGGCGATGACCAGCATCAACGGTGCATTGCAGGTGGACCTACTGGCCCAAGCGAACGCGTCCCGGATTGGTGAGCACGTGTTCTCGGGAATCGGCGGGTCTACGGATTTCATCGTCGGCGCCCTTCACTCCCCTGGCGGAGCCGCGTACATCACACTGCCGTCTTGGCACGCGAAGGCGAACGTGTCCACGATTGTTCCGATCATTTCCCAGCCAGTGACGTCCTTCCAGCACTCCGCGATAGTCACGGAGCAGGGGCTCGCCCACGTGTTCGGCTGCTCCGAACACGAACAGACCAGGAACATCATCAGCCAGGCCGCTCACCCGGACACGCGTGACGAACTCTGGGCGGCCGCCCGAGACCTGTGGCGCGCGTAACGCCGGTTGCGGCAGACATGGTATGACAGTTGCCTGATGGCAAGTCCCCGCTTTCGCGTCCTGACCATCTGCTCGGCCAACATCTGCCGGTCGCCCGCCGCGGAGACCCTGCTGCGCCGCGAGTTGAAGGCGTGGCCCGATTCGGTTGCCATCGCCTCGGCCGGGCTGTGGACTCCGGGTGGGTTTCCCGCATGCGATCTATCGGCCGCTCTGGTTGGAACGCCCGACCCCGACCTGGCGCACATGTCACGTCAGCTGACGGCGGACATGGTGCGCGACGCCGACCTGATCCTCACCGCTGACCGGACTCACCGGGCGGAGATCGCCACTATCGATCCGCGCGCGCGGCACAGGGCATTCACCTTGCGGCAGGCCGCGCATCTGAGCTTGCCGATCGTCGAGTCGCTCAAGGCCTCAGAGCTACCGGAGGGCGCCCCAGCGCTTCCCACCGATCCCACGGCGAGGCTGCGTTGGTTCGCAGCGGAGCTCGACGCCGGTCGTGGACTGGCACCGGTGCCTGCCGTCCTTGAGCCTTGGGACCCAGAAGACGTCCCCGACCCACACGTTCTCGGCTACCAGCTCCACAGCTCCGCGATCGATCTGATCAAGGCGTCGGTTGCCGATCTGGTATC
This DNA window, taken from Candidatus Nanopelagicales bacterium, encodes the following:
- a CDS encoding PAS domain-containing sensor histidine kinase, with translation MTEIPGPGRLPVLPEAEHERRSRHLSAVIIAAVFTAGMASVILTAWWSTDWPVPSAQYTAATIWPYIAFIAVATLAEIIYVPVRHGDGVEDLTFFEILVVGGVLVFLPVVALVCPLIGFAVAELLLGRPLRKVLFNTGSYALAASALILIYAGVAGTGSRFGASSVVALLLGAAVFVTINLVLLAWILNVAQGVPFKELIRDQWVLSVSMAVGSVGVAATAVAMVKFAPALAVFSLVPAAALWYAYRSSAAHTHALERNRWLVRLNSLVTTLTAPHILVPGAANAIRHVFGADTVRVVLPTVAYGTIDSQPQVILLDPSAGDDLAVTAASESVQQIPGSALPDGWVSGCLVRLDTGDDSPGVLMLGASRRIPGLQRLLPWAQGEWHLRDVDAPVLQAVAASTAGAIRASQHLTALAEETAKLNAVVDHATDGIAVMDATRAFVMWSPAMARITGVSAQTALASVPSPGTDDPVAVLARVAESASSSADQASSLLTRITRDSEDRELRVWVVWIDHSAVDLAQEPESRRLAILTARDITQERRVERMKADFIATVSHELRTPITPIKGYAGLLADKWDRLAPEKRVDILNTIVDRADHLTRLVDDLLLASRASDTSARLTVEMTDEDLLEVVHEALKMFPGEADRVRVTGSGVTVSCDRVRAIQCLANLIGNALKYSRPGSAVGVEIRREEGGSWATVSVIDHGLGIRPDQLEKVFERFYRVEDPMTMTTGGSGVGLFVSRELARAMGGDIDVISQIGEGSSFTLRLRPADYEAGF
- a CDS encoding response regulator, which produces MATVLVVDDEPSVRSLLRDVLELDGYDVIEAADGEEALREIARSLPDFVILDIMMPGMSGLDVLRRLRVEHTVTDLPIMLLTAATDDETTWAGWTAGASVFIPKPFDPGRLLDWIEKLLASDQPKN
- a CDS encoding acetyl-CoA hydrolase/transferase C-terminal domain-containing protein, with translation MKRITLEQLPTVLSGLPDNPRVVASGNLATPRAILGATDQALERYVLNVLNAQCELPDREGVTYETAFVGPRMRKSPRLKYVPCRLSLVPVLFQKIMRPDVVLIHTSAPHNNSVSLGIEVTVMPAAMEACRAGCGIVIAQANSNMPYTYGDGVLHADEIDYLVEVDEEVPTHASSPPDDVSRQIADRIATLVDDGSTLQAGVGAVPDAVMSGLTERKGLRVWSETFSDGVLDLEQRGRTDDSVPLTASFVTGSRELYGWVHLNRRAKLLRTEMTNAPGRIARQRAMTSINGALQVDLLAQANASRIGEHVFSGIGGSTDFIVGALHSPGGAAYITLPSWHAKANVSTIVPIISQPVTSFQHSAIVTEQGLAHVFGCSEHEQTRNIISQAAHPDTRDELWAAARDLWRA